TGGGATTGGGCGGAGATAATTTTTTTTTGTTTCCAAAAAATTTTTCCTACAGATGGAGTTTCTATTCCTGCAATTATTTTAAGGAGGGTTGTTTTGCCTGCTCCGCTTTCTCCCGTAAGAGCCATAATGCTGCCTTTTTGGATAGAAAAAGATATTTTTTTTAATACCTCCGATTCTGCATTGGTATATTGAAATGAGATATTATGAAGTTCAAGTATCATTTTGTAAGTATTTGTTCAGAGGGAATAGAGAGGTTTCGTCTCTCTTTTTTTTTATTGGAGGAGTGGATATAGTTTTTTCCAAACATTTGCAGCAACAATTTTTTGTCCTTCTGCGGTAGGGTGGATTCCATCGGGTAGATTTAGTTCAGGAATACCTGCTACATTTTCTAATAAAAAAGGTATAAGAATAATATTAAATTGAGTAGATATTTGAGGATAAAGAGATTGAAACTCGGATATATATTGTTCTCCCATATTGGGAGGTATTTGCATACCAGCTAAGATAATATGTATATGAGGGCTTTTCTTTTTTATTTTTAAAATAATAGATTCTATATTTTTTTTTGTTTCCGTAAGAGTAATACCTCTCAGTCCGTCATTTGCACCTGTTTCTAATACGATGATAGGAAAATATTCTTTCAAATACCAATCTATTCTTGTCAAAGCACTGGCGCTTGTTTCTCCACTTACTCCTGCATTTATGCAGGTATAATCTAATAAAAGAGAGTCAATTTTTTTTTGTAGTACAGATGAAAAAGATTCTTCTG
The Chitinophagaceae bacterium genome window above contains:
- a CDS encoding arylesterase is translated as MNKNNFKIHFLLSNKKKYLISFLFLLSACNTQQKQEAHQSNSIQKNSLEKKERPKILFFGNSLTAGYGLDTEESFSSVLQKKIDSLLLDYTCINAGVSGETSASALTRIDWYLKEYFPIIVLETGANDGLRGITLTETKKNIESIILKIKKKSPHIHIILAGMQIPPNMGEQYISEFQSLYPQISTQFNIILIPFLLENVAGIPELNLPDGIHPTAEGQKIVAANVWKKLYPLLQ